In Streptomyces sp. NBC_00335, a single genomic region encodes these proteins:
- a CDS encoding winged helix-turn-helix transcriptional regulator — MQTSTASQRRAVAKAQYDAFFAACPSRQLLERLSDKWVALVLAALGGDGPGAVPGGEPQPMRFSELSRRISGVSQKMLTQTLRALERDGMVTRTVTPTVPVTVTYELTDLGRSLQVVMRGIKQWAEGHMEEVLTHREGYDHRQ; from the coding sequence GTGCAGACCAGTACCGCGTCCCAGCGGCGGGCCGTAGCCAAAGCGCAGTACGACGCGTTCTTTGCGGCATGTCCCAGCCGCCAGCTCCTGGAGCGGCTCTCCGACAAGTGGGTCGCCCTGGTGCTCGCCGCCCTGGGCGGGGACGGCCCCGGGGCCGTCCCGGGCGGCGAACCGCAGCCCATGCGGTTCTCCGAGCTGTCACGCCGGATTTCGGGCGTGAGCCAGAAGATGCTGACGCAGACGCTGCGCGCACTGGAGCGCGACGGGATGGTGACCAGGACCGTGACCCCCACGGTGCCCGTGACCGTCACGTACGAGCTGACCGATCTCGGTCGCTCGCTCCAGGTGGTCATGCGGGGAATCAAGCAATGGGCGGAGGGCCACATGGAGGAGGTCCTCACCCATCGCGAAGGCTACGACCACAGGCAATGA
- a CDS encoding class I SAM-dependent methyltransferase: MSAQEQYDEIGEAYEGFKALPLEQWAIVPGFLALVGDVTGKSVLDLASGTGFYSREFKRRGAADVLGIDISGEMVAVAQAIEERDPLGVRYEVGDAAELRSFEEPFDIGLAVQLLNYSSDIATTERMCRNIHRSLKPGAELFLINQSPDYRFDGPTPEKYGFRTELTGEEVEVGFKVRTTALLDPPVSFVAHFPRREVYESCLKAAGFSELTWTPVTVSEAGVQEFGAEHWADLAENPPLEMLRCRA; this comes from the coding sequence ATGAGTGCACAGGAGCAGTACGACGAGATCGGTGAGGCGTACGAGGGGTTCAAGGCCCTTCCGCTGGAGCAGTGGGCCATCGTGCCCGGATTCCTGGCCCTGGTCGGGGACGTGACGGGCAAGTCGGTGCTCGACCTGGCATCCGGCACCGGCTTCTACAGCCGGGAGTTCAAGCGGCGCGGCGCGGCCGACGTCCTCGGCATCGACATCTCCGGCGAGATGGTCGCCGTGGCGCAGGCGATCGAGGAGCGCGATCCCCTGGGCGTGCGCTACGAGGTGGGCGACGCGGCCGAGCTGCGGTCCTTCGAGGAACCCTTCGACATCGGGCTGGCCGTCCAGCTCCTCAACTACTCCTCGGACATCGCCACCACCGAGCGGATGTGCCGCAACATCCACCGGAGCCTGAAGCCCGGCGCCGAGCTCTTCCTGATCAACCAGTCGCCCGACTACCGCTTCGACGGGCCGACCCCGGAGAAGTACGGCTTCCGCACGGAGCTCACCGGCGAGGAGGTCGAGGTCGGCTTCAAAGTGCGGACCACGGCGCTGCTCGACCCGCCGGTCTCCTTCGTCGCCCACTTCCCGCGCCGCGAGGTGTACGAGAGCTGCCTGAAGGCGGCCGGTTTCAGCGAGCTGACCTGGACCCCGGTGACGGTGTCGGAGGCCGGCGTGCAGGAGTTCGGTGCGGAGCACTGGGCCGACCTCGCCGAGAACCCGCCGCTGGAGATGCTGCGCTGCCGCGCGTGA
- a CDS encoding DUF1772 domain-containing protein, producing MEALLLTLAVVATMANAVVYGTDVFSALVQRPAMAHVDDAALTSAMGQIHRFGDSRMPIPGVFGLVATVGTAAVAGFEGKTTPSVASGVAALALVVWLVIYNKVSAPVNKELTGAALDCRVAPDARGLQRTWDSVINVRVLLQAVALGGMCVALVAS from the coding sequence ATGGAAGCGCTCCTGCTCACGCTGGCCGTGGTGGCCACCATGGCGAACGCGGTGGTCTACGGCACCGACGTCTTCTCGGCACTCGTCCAGCGGCCCGCCATGGCCCACGTCGACGACGCGGCCCTGACCAGCGCCATGGGCCAGATCCACCGCTTCGGCGACAGCCGGATGCCCATACCGGGCGTCTTCGGCCTGGTCGCCACGGTCGGCACCGCCGCCGTGGCCGGATTCGAGGGCAAGACCACGCCGTCCGTGGCCTCGGGCGTGGCCGCCCTGGCCCTCGTGGTGTGGCTGGTCATCTACAACAAGGTGAGCGCGCCCGTGAACAAGGAGCTGACCGGAGCGGCGCTGGACTGCCGCGTCGCGCCCGACGCCCGTGGCCTGCAGCGCACCTGGGACAGCGTCATCAACGTCCGGGTCCTGCTCCAGGCGGTGGCGCTCGGCGGGATGTGCGTCGCGCTCGTGGCCTCCTGA
- a CDS encoding FAD-dependent monooxygenase — protein sequence MAIGRRPRRVLIAGGGIGGLAAALALQRGGFEVVVFERAEELRDGGAGLHIWTNGVLALDYLGLAEKVLEIAPAQETAHFSTWRGEVLGAWPIGDFVTRYGQPTIAVERSVLHGILRDALEGPVVRTGAQVTGFDQDAEGVTVRFADGGSERGDLLIGADGIHGAVRDAMFGPAKNRFSGYIAWRGRAPMEHADIPAGTFNAMFGPGTRFTYYDVAPGLVHWMSVANGAPGGRDEPGVRDMLLRRHAGWGGPVSDILRATPEEWILRGDVEGRKPERHWGKGRVTLLGDAAHPITFNIGQGACQALEDALVLAEHLERAGSDPVSALRSYESERRERTAPLQRIAWRIGQMGSVENPLLIKAREAFMRKNWNTKAFGAAEKGQVAYGTRWAKAPARALAHPAARTAAAPGAAAE from the coding sequence ATGGCCATAGGACGACGTCCCCGTCGCGTACTCATCGCCGGCGGAGGGATCGGCGGCCTCGCCGCGGCCCTCGCACTCCAGCGGGGGGGCTTCGAGGTCGTCGTCTTCGAGCGCGCCGAGGAGCTGCGCGACGGCGGCGCGGGACTGCACATCTGGACCAACGGCGTGCTCGCGCTGGACTACCTGGGCCTGGCCGAGAAGGTCCTGGAGATCGCCCCGGCCCAGGAGACGGCGCACTTCAGCACCTGGCGCGGCGAAGTGCTCGGCGCCTGGCCGATAGGCGACTTCGTCACCCGCTACGGACAGCCCACCATCGCCGTCGAACGCTCCGTGCTGCACGGCATCCTGCGCGACGCGCTTGAGGGCCCGGTCGTGCGTACGGGCGCCCAGGTGACCGGCTTCGACCAGGACGCCGAGGGCGTCACGGTCCGCTTCGCCGACGGTGGCAGCGAGCGCGGCGACCTGCTGATCGGGGCCGACGGCATCCACGGCGCCGTGCGCGACGCCATGTTCGGGCCCGCCAAGAACCGTTTCAGCGGCTACATCGCCTGGCGCGGCCGGGCCCCGATGGAGCACGCCGACATCCCGGCCGGCACCTTCAACGCCATGTTCGGGCCGGGCACCCGGTTCACCTACTACGACGTCGCCCCCGGCCTGGTGCACTGGATGAGCGTGGCCAACGGGGCGCCCGGCGGGCGCGACGAGCCCGGCGTACGGGACATGCTGCTGCGCCGCCACGCGGGCTGGGGCGGACCGGTCTCGGACATCCTGCGCGCCACCCCCGAGGAATGGATCCTGCGCGGAGACGTCGAGGGCCGCAAGCCCGAACGCCACTGGGGCAAGGGCCGCGTCACCCTGCTCGGAGACGCCGCGCACCCCATCACCTTCAACATCGGCCAGGGCGCCTGCCAGGCCCTGGAAGACGCCCTGGTCCTGGCCGAGCACCTGGAGCGGGCGGGCAGCGACCCGGTCTCCGCGCTCCGCTCCTACGAGTCCGAGCGCCGCGAGCGCACCGCGCCCCTGCAGCGCATCGCCTGGCGCATCGGGCAGATGGGCTCGGTGGAGAACCCGCTCCTGATCAAGGCGCGGGAGGCCTTCATGCGCAAGAACTGGAACACCAAGGCCTTCGGCGCGGCCGAGAAGGG